In a single window of the Drosophila subpulchrella strain 33 F10 #4 breed RU33 chromosome X, RU_Dsub_v1.1 Primary Assembly, whole genome shotgun sequence genome:
- the LOC119558020 gene encoding uncharacterized protein LOC119558020 isoform X10, with the protein MLQDHMPDKILAALKKVVSCRDRTVKACTTRRRNDNTTITTTTTVTTTTTTTQNTDTSGPRKPQRQTSNAFSTGSNEAHDHDAELEPPHCSGQRETTTNGTMRFDPETDPNQMRSSMSQSQHCKRPSQSSYTNLSNCLVLTPTTQHKLCLETSFTNGSAPHQPAPQQRLASAASSLLSSATTPYDISSALDDSLATVALRQSPSLISAETTATVIGNNPETDVDPEPMAEMAMPRLKAVAFDMALTPPPLLPERSLLGRQHSEKKPRSLPLAQVQALRRASDAGAVPGVDLLHDDWYGLAPLASPETLSEISSVSSRTSVPISLANSIERYLQHMGVGMGAPKVPLEDIFESQLHTPKVMRRAPKFSENLAGCAEDTRNLDQYKRMGRVFITFPRIFPDQSPAAHSLDSSDDSFESASAHSLQRLQLPHGSNAVQSSKSADPLDGMGDRDRDQLASRQTQPAKKLTFSDSDILSDADCLRLCPYCPCDRDVQRGCCTRSEHARCANEMSEGQGGQGAMGLGSTDTSFYSASSSLEQFATPARQNGGPHLEEIIMRPGVLESHFPVLGAGSVMETPALVAPASPSPLSNGKRPDVVGGRVRKRLSSEEFVFTRAEDMVPSLVQMGDRSSGSPANRRRGKACVYPAGNSLRLDAAAGAANAAVATASPTSISKFTRSRVAAGGSAAKQAAANNESNV; encoded by the exons ATGCTGCAGGATCACATGCCCGACAAGATCCTCGCCGCCCTGAAGAAG GTCGTGTCTTGTAGAGATCGAACCGTAAAGGCATGTACCACTCGTAGACGTAATGATAACACGACAATAACTACAACTACAACAGTTACAACAACAACTACGACAACACAAAATACAGATACCAG TGGGCCACGCAAGCCCCAGCGCCAGACCTCCAATGCATTCTCCACCGGATCGAACGAAGCCCACGATCACGATGCGGAACTGGAGCCGCCCCATTGCAGCGGTCAAAGGGAGACGACGACGAATGGCACGATGAGATTCGACCCCGAAACGGATCCCAACCAGATGCGATCCTCGATGTCGCAGTCGCAACACTGCAAGCGGCCCTCGCAAAGTTCCTACACGAACCTGAGCAACTGCCTCGTCCTGACGCCGACTACGCAGCACAAGCTGTGCCTGGAGACGTCCTTCACCAACGGCTCCGCCCCGCACCAACCAGCTCCACAGCAGCGCCTGGCCTCGGCGGCCTCGTCGCTCCTAAGCTCGGCCACCACGCCGTACGACATATCAAGTGCTCTGGACGACAGCCTGGCCACGGTGGCCCTGCGCCAGAGTCCCTCGCTGATCAGCGCCGAGACGACGGCCACCGTAATTGGTAATAATCCCGAGACGGATGTGGACCCCGAACCCATGGCAGAGATGGCCATGCCGCGCCTCAAGGCGGTGGCCTTCGATATGGCCCTGACTCCACCGCCTTTGCTGCCGGAGAGGTCCCTGCTCGGGCGCCAGCATTCCGAGAAGAAGCCACGTTCCCTGCCGCTGGCACAAGTCCAGGCCCTTCGCCGCGCTTCGGATGCGGGCGCAGTGCCTGGTGTGGATCTTCTGCACGACGACTGGTATGGTCTGGCCCCGCTGGCCAGTCCCGAGACGCTCTCCGAGATCTCCAGCGTCTCCTCGCGCACCAGTGTGCCCATCAGTCTGGCCAACAGCATTGAGCGCTATCTGCAGCACATGGGCGTGGGCATGGGTGCACCCAAAGTGCCGCTGGAGGACATCTTCGAGTCGCAGCTGCACACGCCCAAGGTGATGAGGCGGGCGCCCAAGTTTAGCGAGAATCTGGCCGGCTGTGCGGAGGACACCAGGAACCTAGATCAGTACAAACGGATGGGACGTGTGTTCATCACCTTTCCGCGCATCTTTCCAGATCAATCTCCAGCTGCCCATAGCCTGGACTCCAGCGACGATAGCTTTGAGTCGGCCTCGGCGCACAGTCTTCAGCGTTTGCAGCTGCCGCATGGCTCCAATGCGGTCCAGAGTTCCAAGTCCGCCGATCCGCTGGACGGGATGGGGGATCGAGATCGGGATCAGCTGGCGTCGAGGCAAACGCAGCCGGCCAAGAAGTTGACCTTCAGCGACAGCGATATCCTTTCGGATGCGGACTGCCTGCGGCTGTGTCCCTACTGCCCCTGCGATCGGGATGTCCAGCGTGGCTGCTGCACTCGCTCCGAGCACGCCAGGTGCGCCAATGAGATGTCCGAGGGGCAAGGAGGTCAGGGCGCCATGGGATTGGGCTCCACCGACACTAGTTTCTACAGTGCCAGCTCGTCGCTGGAACAGTTTGCCACGCCGGCCAGGCAGAATGGTGGCCCCCACCTGGAGGAGATTATCATGCGTCCCGGCGTCCTGGAGTCCCATTTTCCCGTTCTCGGCGCTGGCAGTGTGATGGAGACCCCTGCCCTGGTCGCACCCGCCTCACCATCTCCGCTGAGCAATGGCAAGCGACCGGATGTGGTGGGTGGCCGGGTGAGGAAGCGCCTCTCCTCCGAGGAGTTCGTCTTCACCAGGGCCGAGGACATGGTGCCCAGCCTAGTACAAATGGGTGATAGGAGCTCCGGCTCTCCGGCGAATCGCAGGCGGGGCAAGGCCTGTGTCTATCCGGCCGGGAACAGTCTCCGCTTGGATGCAGCTGCCGGCGCAGCCAATGCTGCAGTTGCCACCGCATCGCCCACGTCCATTAGCAAATTTACCCGATCCCGTGTGGCCGCTGGAGGATCGGCAGCCAAGCAGGCCGCCGCCAATAACGAAAGTAACGTTTAA
- the LOC119556625 gene encoding nucleoside diphosphate-linked moiety X motif 8, whose translation MSMIAQATRTAPQLLLHLNRHLSSSSSSAATSSEPPDGHGHQLITPAELLGAESQSRCMEKMRSLPSFPRPKALTPSRREKQTSAVLIALCQERGTNEISLLYTRRSRHLRSHSLQISFPGGRLDDQDASYVDCALRETEEEIGLPPHRIQVWGEANQLILPRTSSIVPVVGVVPDFSISELRLNWAEVEEAFNVPLNALIVPQATRHTQFRSGYSGPVFVVDRHRIWGITGYLTHLFLHCLLPPSQLPDCLRTNIKFIRPFKLPPKLPHHREHAATDPSMRT comes from the exons ATGTCGATGATAGCCCAGGCAACTCGCACAGCGCCGCAGCTTCTATTGCACCTGAACCGCCACCTGAGCTCCTCGTCCTCCTCCGCCGCCACGTCGTCGGAGCCGCCGGATGGCCATGGCCACCAGTTGATAACTCCCGCCGAGCTCCTTGGAGCGGAATCGCAGAGCAGGTGCATGGAGAAGATGCGCAGCCTGCCCTCATTCCCGCGTCCCAAGGCTCTGACGCCCAGTCGCCGGGAGAAGCAGACGTCTGCCGTCCTCATCGCCCTCTGCCAGGAGCGGGGCAC GAACGAGATATCCCTGCTCTATACGCGACGGTCGAGGCACCTGCGCAGCCACAGCTTGCAGATATCCTTTCCGGGCGGCAGGCTGGACGACCAGGACGCGAGCTATGTGGACTGTGCGCTGCGCGAGACGGAGGAGGAGATCGGGCTGCCGCCTCACCGCATCCAAGTGTGGGGCGAGGCTAACCAGCTGATACTGCCGCGCACCTCGTCCATTGTGCCGGTGGTGGGTGTGGTGCCCGACTTTAGCATCTCCGAGCTGCGCCTCAACTGGGCGGAGGTGGAGGAAGCGTTCAATGTGCCGCTCAACGCCCTTATCGTGCCCCAGGCCACCAGACACACGCAGTTCCGCAGCGGCTACAGCGGACCCGTGTTCGTGGTGGACCGCCATCGCATCTGGGGCATCACTGGCTACCTCACGCATCTCTTTCTGCACTGCCTGCTGCCGCCCAGTCAGCTGCCCGATTGCCTCAGGACGAACATCAAGTTCATTCGGCCCTTTAAGCTACCGCCCAAGCTGCCGCATCACCGCGAGCATGCCGCCACGGATCCCTCGATGCGCACCTGA